The following coding sequences lie in one Balneolaceae bacterium genomic window:
- a CDS encoding 6-carboxytetrahydropterin synthase, with amino-acid sequence MVFVTRKAHFNAAHRLHNASKSDAWNRKTFGKCNHEHWHGHNYVLEVTVAGTPDEETGYVIDLAVLKEILQERVVDKCDHKNLNLDVDFLEDVIPSTENMVKAIYEELREPVARASSADGFLYKVHLQETERNSAYYCPFLLKKEFPA; translated from the coding sequence GTGGTATTCGTTACCCGCAAAGCCCATTTCAATGCCGCCCACCGGCTTCACAACGCATCCAAATCGGATGCGTGGAACCGAAAGACCTTCGGCAAGTGCAACCACGAGCACTGGCACGGCCACAACTACGTGCTGGAGGTGACGGTGGCGGGCACGCCGGACGAGGAGACCGGCTACGTCATCGACCTGGCGGTCCTCAAGGAGATTCTCCAGGAGCGCGTGGTGGACAAGTGCGACCACAAAAACCTCAACCTGGATGTCGACTTCCTGGAGGATGTGATTCCCTCCACCGAAAACATGGTTAAGGCTATCTACGAGGAGCTGCGTGAACCGGTCGCGCGGGCCAGCTCCGCCGACGGCTTTCTCTACAAGGTGCACCTGCAGGAGACCGAACGAAATTCGGCCTATTATTGTCCCTTTCTTTTGAAAAAGGAATTTCCCGCGTAA
- the folE2 gene encoding GTP cyclohydrolase FolE2 encodes MITSTLKRYYDPTFTVSEEYKESLPDLQNGPASLIEGANVPIQQVGISNFRLPLKYPRPDGELVTLETAVDGYVELDAGKKGINMSRIIRTFYEFQDEVFHPDKLEQVLRRYREELDSSSAYLRLGFSYPVLQQSLRSDLEGYQYYDVKMEGTLDAEGRFRTFLHFDFEYSSACPCSFELSEHARDKRDVAAIPHSQRSIASLTVELEEELFVEDLVGLCRDALMTETQVMVKREDEQAFAEMNAAYQKFVEDAARLLYEALNEEEGIRDFVVRCVHMESLHSHDAVSRICKGLPNGLR; translated from the coding sequence ATGATTACGAGCACGCTCAAGAGATACTACGATCCCACCTTCACCGTCTCGGAGGAGTACAAGGAGAGTCTGCCGGACCTGCAGAACGGTCCCGCCTCGCTCATCGAGGGGGCCAACGTCCCCATACAGCAGGTGGGCATCTCCAATTTCCGCCTGCCCCTGAAGTATCCCCGCCCGGATGGCGAGCTGGTCACCCTGGAGACCGCCGTGGACGGCTACGTGGAACTGGATGCCGGCAAGAAGGGCATCAACATGAGCCGCATCATCCGCACCTTCTACGAGTTCCAGGACGAGGTTTTTCATCCCGACAAGCTGGAGCAGGTGCTGCGCCGCTACCGCGAGGAGCTCGACAGCAGCAGCGCCTACCTGCGGCTGGGGTTCAGCTATCCTGTCCTTCAGCAGAGCCTGCGCTCCGACCTGGAGGGCTACCAGTACTACGATGTGAAGATGGAGGGGACCCTGGACGCTGAGGGCCGATTCCGCACCTTCCTGCATTTTGATTTTGAGTATTCCAGCGCCTGCCCCTGCTCCTTCGAGCTTTCCGAGCATGCCCGGGACAAACGCGACGTGGCCGCCATTCCGCACAGCCAGCGCAGCATCGCCAGCCTGACGGTGGAACTGGAAGAGGAGCTGTTCGTGGAGGACCTGGTGGGCCTCTGTCGCGACGCACTGATGACCGAGACCCAGGTAATGGTCAAGCGCGAGGATGAGCAGGCCTTCGCCGAGATGAACGCCGCCTACCAGAAATTCGTGGAGGACGCCGCCCGGCTGCTCTACGAGGCGCTGAACGAAGAGGAGGGGATACGCGACTTCGTGGTGCGCTGCGTGCATATGGAGAGCCTGCACAGCCACGACGCGGTCAGCCGCATCTGCAAGGGCCTGCCCAACGGCCTTCGGTAG
- a CDS encoding type II toxin-antitoxin system Phd/YefM family antitoxin, giving the protein MKTHRWQVQEAKNRFSELVRKASEEGPQTITKHGKESAVVLSMEDYKRLRDPNEDLVTFFGTSPLREYSDELDLKRDPSEGRDVDL; this is encoded by the coding sequence ATGAAAACACATCGCTGGCAGGTACAGGAAGCTAAAAACAGGTTCAGCGAACTTGTAAGGAAAGCAAGCGAGGAGGGTCCCCAGACTATAACCAAGCATGGAAAAGAGAGCGCTGTGGTACTTTCTATGGAAGACTACAAACGATTAAGGGATCCGAATGAAGATCTCGTTACATTTTTCGGTACATCGCCGCTCAGGGAATATTCCGATGAGCTGGACCTGAAGCGCGATCCATCCGAAGGGCGCGACGTGGATCTGTGA
- a CDS encoding type II toxin-antitoxin system VapC family toxin: MSYLIDTCCISELIKPRPDAGVRDWFAAQDEFDLYLSVITFGELRFGIDRLPESARKEELRRWVAGNLEKRFQNRILPISKLTAEHWGSLRASLEKRGRPHPVLDLYIAATAMANDLCVVTRNVEDLKLTGVPVVNPWKTP; encoded by the coding sequence GTGAGTTATCTTATCGATACCTGCTGTATTTCCGAGCTCATCAAACCCCGTCCTGATGCAGGGGTCCGGGACTGGTTTGCCGCGCAGGACGAATTCGACCTCTACCTGAGTGTCATTACCTTCGGTGAATTGCGCTTCGGAATTGACCGGTTGCCGGAATCGGCCCGCAAGGAAGAATTGAGGAGATGGGTGGCCGGGAATCTTGAAAAGAGATTCCAGAACAGAATCCTTCCTATTTCGAAACTCACAGCAGAGCATTGGGGCTCCCTGCGCGCATCCCTGGAAAAGAGGGGACGGCCGCATCCCGTACTGGATCTCTATATTGCCGCCACGGCGATGGCGAACGATCTCTGCGTGGTCACACGCAATGTGGAAGATCTCAAGCTCACCGGGGTTCCTGTCGTCAATCCCTGGAAAACGCCATAA
- a CDS encoding 2-oxo acid dehydrogenase subunit E2 gives MASKIAENMDESLEMPTATSVRVLPMKMLIEDRDIINRHLLQRGEPKASFTHFIAWAIIQALEEFPNMNNSFLWKDGVPTAWCRTRLTWDWPSTCRTRTARATCWCPTSRAWIRWISRSSSTPTPNW, from the coding sequence GTGGCCTCCAAGATCGCCGAGAACATGGACGAGAGCCTGGAGATGCCCACGGCCACCTCCGTGCGCGTTCTCCCCATGAAGATGCTCATCGAGGACCGCGACATCATCAACCGCCATCTCCTGCAGCGCGGCGAGCCCAAAGCCTCCTTCACCCACTTCATCGCATGGGCCATTATACAGGCCCTGGAGGAGTTCCCGAACATGAACAACTCCTTTCTGTGGAAAGACGGGGTCCCTACCGCGTGGTGCCGGACCAGGTTAACCTGGGACTGGCCATCGACGTGCAGAACAAGGACGGCTCGCGCAACCTGCTGGTGCCCAACATCAAGGGCGTGGATTCGATGGATTTCAAGGAGTTCCTCCACGCCTACGCCGAACTGGTAG
- a CDS encoding M3 family oligoendopeptidase, protein MHQQLVFLDVEWLQVPDERARELMESEELAGYRHWLESSRRYKEHTLSEQEEKILSAKSVTCRSAWNRYFDETLGAARFELDGEELSEQEVLSKLHEPDRALRRRAHASLTETFGELSRTLTFVFNTLLADKHTNDRLRGYDSWISSRNLANEIDDDTVKTLVDTVTGSYPLVQRHYRLKRDLLGYDTLYDYDRYAPLLETRREVSWEEARGMVLDAYNGFHPEMERIAGDFFEESWIHAAIRPGKRGGAYSASTVPSAHPYVFMNYDGKLRDVQTLAHELGHGVHQYLARRQGVLQAGTPLTTAETASVFGEMLVFQRLMRTLEEPRDRLALLLGKIDDTIATVYRQVAMNRFEHAMHTRRREGGELTTAEFSELWRNTQADLYGDSVTLTESYDLWWCYIPHFLHTPGYVYAYAFGELLVLALYEEYTRSGEGFADTYLEMLRAGGSDWPENIVGKTGLDITSPDFWKRG, encoded by the coding sequence GTGCACCAGCAGCTGGTATTCCTGGACGTGGAGTGGCTGCAGGTGCCCGACGAGCGCGCCCGCGAGCTGATGGAAAGCGAGGAGCTGGCCGGCTACCGCCACTGGCTGGAATCCTCCCGCCGCTACAAGGAACATACCCTCAGCGAGCAGGAGGAGAAGATCCTCTCGGCCAAGTCGGTAACCTGCCGCAGCGCCTGGAACCGCTATTTCGACGAGACCCTCGGCGCCGCCCGTTTCGAGCTGGACGGGGAGGAACTGAGCGAGCAGGAAGTCCTGAGCAAGCTGCACGAGCCGGACCGCGCGTTGCGCCGCCGCGCGCACGCTTCCCTGACCGAGACCTTCGGGGAGCTGAGCCGTACGCTCACCTTCGTTTTCAACACCCTGCTGGCCGACAAGCACACCAACGACCGGCTGCGCGGATATGACTCGTGGATCTCCTCGCGCAACCTGGCCAATGAAATTGACGACGATACGGTGAAGACCCTTGTCGACACCGTCACCGGCAGCTACCCGCTCGTGCAGCGTCACTACCGGCTCAAGCGCGATTTGCTGGGTTATGACACGCTCTATGATTATGACCGATACGCCCCGCTGCTGGAGACCCGCCGCGAGGTGTCCTGGGAGGAGGCCCGCGGCATGGTGCTCGATGCCTACAACGGCTTCCATCCCGAGATGGAACGTATTGCAGGGGACTTTTTCGAGGAGTCGTGGATACACGCGGCCATCCGCCCAGGCAAGCGGGGCGGGGCCTATTCGGCAAGCACCGTGCCTTCGGCCCACCCCTACGTATTTATGAATTACGATGGCAAGCTGCGCGACGTGCAGACCCTGGCCCACGAACTGGGCCACGGGGTGCACCAGTACCTTGCGCGGCGGCAGGGCGTGCTCCAGGCCGGCACGCCGCTGACCACCGCCGAGACGGCTTCGGTCTTCGGCGAGATGCTGGTTTTCCAGCGGCTGATGCGCACGCTTGAAGAGCCCCGCGATCGCCTGGCGCTTCTGCTGGGTAAGATCGACGATACCATTGCCACCGTCTACCGCCAGGTGGCCATGAACCGTTTCGAGCACGCCATGCACACACGCCGCCGGGAGGGCGGGGAATTGACCACCGCGGAGTTCTCCGAGCTGTGGCGGAACACGCAGGCCGACCTCTACGGCGATTCGGTAACCCTGACGGAAAGCTACGATCTCTGGTGGTGCTACATTCCCCACTTTCTGCACACCCCGGGCTATGTCTACGCCTACGCTTTCGGGGAGCTGCTGGTGCTGGCTCTTTACGAGGAGTACACGCGCAGCGGGGAGGGCTTCGCCGACACCTACCTGGAAATGTTGAGGGCGGGTGGATCGGACTGGCCCGAAAACATCGTGGGCAAGACGGGACTGGACATCACCAGTCCCGATTTCTGGAAGCGCGGGTGA
- a CDS encoding GAF domain-containing protein: METYTQARHKERSNADIMGKQRQEKSLREFKEVLDDLVFMLRRATGMRTVSLYWVNRQRGQFVLETQSTDLENVMFQDRLAFGDDLPGTRGGISRSPPACAWGRRWKPASLPITTEKCRWSTSTLLPFLNNGETGSADRAGIRRAPFRGEGEVVHAYINGLRNVLNTYLEISDLYERQEEWLEYEERVKVIETKGHAAKLIHAVMDEIQEMLHDGGVCFVGKAMGSWCHLMKSTEARHAPPLGMPLEQRTLGYDALESGSPEFAIHFNNNPKRLSPRERKTEGATLAVPLLMDDRRQGLLLVYDRNPLVFKESTKHKIVNLVRLAALKLGTRRGTPEPGESIVANEYGGVLPDLWEIVVDGQLQALRRQDSSYHSWFGLLTLSDLSELRTRLRLEELQALQRDLISACNPSHYGWSGYIGSHADYVYAIFLQSADEDAFKQWVSSVKKELDGGLELSNGRSFRSGVQVGFTSLKGGQEDSYEVLSHAKTALSRAVKSKEEEEED; encoded by the coding sequence ATGGAAACGTACACGCAGGCACGCCATAAGGAACGCTCCAACGCAGATATCATGGGGAAGCAGCGCCAGGAGAAGTCCCTCCGTGAATTCAAGGAGGTGCTTGACGACCTGGTCTTCATGCTGCGCCGCGCCACCGGCATGCGCACCGTCTCCCTCTATTGGGTGAACCGGCAGCGCGGGCAGTTCGTGCTGGAAACCCAATCCACGGACCTGGAGAATGTTATGTTCCAGGACCGTCTCGCCTTCGGGGACGATCTTCCTGGAACCCGTGGCGGGATATCGAGGAGCCCGCCGGCCTGCGCGTGGGGGAGGAGGTGGAAGCCGGCCAGCTTGCCCATTACTACGGAGAAGTGCCGGTGGAGCACCTCTACGCTGCTGCCCTTCCTCAATAACGGGGAGACCGGTAGCGCTGACCGTGCTGGAATCCGACGCGCCCCTTTCCGAGGAGAGGGGGAGGTGGTGCACGCCTACATCAACGGCCTCCGGAATGTTCTGAACACCTATCTTGAGATCAGCGACCTCTACGAGCGGCAGGAGGAGTGGCTGGAGTACGAGGAGCGCGTAAAGGTCATCGAGACCAAGGGCCACGCCGCCAAACTCATCCATGCCGTCATGGACGAAATCCAGGAAATGCTGCACGACGGCGGAGTCTGCTTCGTGGGCAAGGCCATGGGATCGTGGTGCCACCTGATGAAATCCACGGAAGCCCGTCACGCCCCACCCCTCGGCATGCCCCTGGAGCAGCGCACGCTGGGCTACGACGCCCTGGAGAGCGGGAGCCCGGAATTTGCCATCCATTTCAACAACAATCCCAAGCGCCTCTCCCCGCGCGAGCGAAAGACCGAAGGCGCCACCCTGGCCGTCCCCCTGCTGATGGACGACCGCCGGCAGGGGCTGCTGCTGGTCTACGACCGCAACCCGCTGGTGTTCAAGGAATCGACCAAACACAAGATCGTAAACCTGGTGCGGCTGGCGGCCCTCAAGCTGGGCACGCGACGCGGCACCCCCGAACCCGGCGAAAGCATCGTGGCCAACGAATACGGCGGGGTGCTGCCCGACCTGTGGGAGATCGTGGTGGACGGGCAGCTGCAGGCCCTGCGCCGGCAGGACAGCTCCTACCATTCCTGGTTTGGACTTCTCACCCTCTCCGACCTCTCGGAACTGCGCACCAGGCTGCGCCTGGAGGAGCTGCAGGCTCTGCAGCGCGATCTGATTTCCGCCTGCAATCCCTCCCATTACGGCTGGTCCGGTTACATCGGCTCCCACGCCGATTACGTCTACGCCATATTTCTGCAAAGCGCCGACGAGGATGCCTTCAAACAGTGGGTGTCTTCCGTCAAAAAAGAGCTGGACGGGGGACTGGAGCTGAGTAACGGGCGTTCGTTCCGCAGCGGCGTTCAGGTGGGTTTTACCTCCCTGAAGGGCGGGCAGGAGGACTCCTACGAAGTACTCTCGCACGCCAAGACCGCCCTGTCCAGGGCCGTGAAGTCCAAGGAGGAAGAGGAGGAAGACTGA
- a CDS encoding sigma-70 family RNA polymerase sigma factor, producing MARSSGRSTRESESLDRYLQEIGKEKLITPEDEVRLAKEIQKGSQKALEDLTKANLRFVVSVAKQYQNQGLSLGDLINEGNLGLIKAAKRFDETRGFKFISDAVWWIRQSILQALAEQSRIVRLPLNRVGALNKIGKELSKLEQEYERVPSAAELAESLDMTVSRWPTPEFGRHSRWTPFAQGEDNACWTCWRTKNSRSRQRPDGQIPEGGDRTGPSS from the coding sequence GTGGCTAGAAGTTCAGGAAGATCGACCCGAGAGTCGGAGTCTCTCGACCGCTACCTTCAAGAGATTGGCAAGGAGAAATTAATCACCCCGGAAGACGAGGTGCGCCTGGCCAAGGAAATTCAGAAGGGGAGCCAGAAGGCCCTGGAAGACCTGACCAAGGCCAACCTGCGCTTTGTGGTGTCTGTAGCCAAGCAGTACCAGAACCAGGGGCTTTCGCTCGGCGACCTGATCAACGAGGGCAACCTCGGGCTGATCAAGGCGGCCAAACGCTTTGACGAGACCCGCGGGTTCAAGTTTATTTCCGACGCGGTCTGGTGGATCCGCCAGTCCATCCTGCAGGCCCTGGCCGAACAGAGCCGCATCGTCCGCCTCCCTCTCAACCGGGTTGGCGCGCTGAACAAGATCGGCAAGGAGCTTTCCAAGCTGGAGCAGGAGTACGAGCGGGTTCCCTCGGCCGCCGAGCTGGCCGAAAGCCTTGACATGACCGTCTCGAGGTGGCCGACACCTGAGTTCGGACGCCACTCTCGGTGGACTCCCTTTGCCCAGGGCGAGGACAACGCCTGCTGGACGTGCTGGAGAACGAAGAACTCCCGATCCCGACAACGACCTGATGGGCAAATCCCTGAAGGTGGAGATCGAACGGGCCCTTCAAGCTGA
- a CDS encoding sigma factor-like helix-turn-helix DNA-binding protein, which produces MEEIGERFDLTRERVRQIRRRRSSVITTGAPR; this is translated from the coding sequence CTGGAAGAGATAGGCGAGCGATTTGACCTGACTCGCGAGCGCGTGCGCCAGATCAGGAGAAGGCGCTCAAGCGTCATCACAACAGGAGCGCCGCGCTGA
- a CDS encoding two-component regulator propeller domain-containing protein: protein MPAAGQQLPFRSYSIERGLSESVVNRMMQDSEGYIWVATSYGLNRFDGRDFRTTTRRTAC, encoded by the coding sequence GTGCCCGCCGCAGGCCAGCAGCTTCCCTTCCGTTCCTATTCCATCGAGCGGGGACTGAGTGAGTCGGTGGTCAACCGCATGATGCAGGACAGCGAGGGCTACATCTGGGTCGCCACCAGCTACGGGCTCAACCGTTTTGACGGGCGCGACTTTCGAACTACGACGAGGAGGACGGCCTGCTGA
- a CDS encoding two-component regulator propeller domain-containing protein has translation MEQGLTNNIIHATLFDRENNIWVGTHGGGITVFLGDHIRSSTVEDGLPNNVITSITQDNLGEHWVTTYGGGIAHYEDQRFVTYNEYHGLVDNKVYTAELSDQNDLLIGDPLGTQHLQRHRLLQLRLKRVAFAQGACHSQLLPGRGVLAGHLRGRPAPLRRT, from the coding sequence GTGGAACAGGGGCTCACCAACAACATCATTCACGCCACCCTTTTCGACCGCGAGAACAACATATGGGTCGGCACTCACGGCGGCGGCATCACGGTCTTCCTGGGTGACCACATCCGCAGCTCCACGGTGGAGGACGGCCTCCCCAACAACGTCATTACCTCCATTACCCAGGACAACCTGGGCGAGCACTGGGTCACCACCTACGGGGGAGGCATCGCACATTACGAGGACCAGCGTTTCGTAACCTACAACGAGTATCACGGGTTGGTGGACAACAAGGTCTACACGGCCGAACTGTCTGACCAGAACGACCTGCTGATTGGGGACCCGCTGGGGACTCAGCATCTACAACGGCATCGTCTTCTACAACTACGACTGAAGCGAGTTGCCTTCGCGCAAGGTGCGTGCCATTCACAACTCCTTCCCGGGCGAGGGGTTCTGGCTGGGCACCTACGGGGACGGCCTGCTCCACTTCGACGAACGTGA
- a CDS encoding two-component regulator propeller domain-containing protein — MSHTADDGLANNTVMDITEDEQGRLWFATYGGVSMLEDGAYDYTLADGLPDNGVMDA, encoded by the coding sequence GTGTCTCACACCGCCGATGACGGTCTGGCCAACAACACGGTGATGGACATCACGGAGGACGAACAGGGAAGGCTCTGGTTTGCCACCTACGGAGGGGTCAGCATGCTGGAGGACGGCGCCTACGACTACACCCTGGCCGACGGCCTTCCCGACAACGGAGTGATGGACGCCTGA
- a CDS encoding response regulator produces the protein MQEELDCPVAVDSVEDMLDYLEEHPDADVILMDIQLPGMSGIKGIGIIKDGASRDSDHQC, from the coding sequence ATGCAGGAGGAGCTTGACTGCCCGGTGGCCGTCGATTCGGTGGAGGACATGCTCGACTACCTGGAGGAGCACCCCGACGCCGACGTCATCCTCATGGACATCCAGCTGCCCGGCATGTCGGGCATCAAGGGCATCGGCATCATCAAGGATGGAGCGTCCCGAGATAGCGATCATCAGTGCTGA
- a CDS encoding universal stress protein, whose protein sequence is MLLERLQDLAGKEIDASLLAPPVVSVGNPAQAIVEEADGYDAVVMSTHGRTGFSRFFLGSVSEKVLRTCHKPVLIVNRDRQLERVERVMVTTDFSDNARAAFGHASDIARRADAELELVHILTYDAQHEEAPDEKTVSLREQRLEVLAKEEMHEVGDGTHHPGGGLLQLASRGHSRLRTEQPPRPGGHVHRRAHRRRALMMGSTTASVVRHIDCPGPEHQTQGPRIFRDTLKRVRRFLTRMAGASTPPCSPPAARPGPGLCLLRRRRDPRCPTPGDG, encoded by the coding sequence GTGCTGCTCGAAAGGCTGCAGGACCTGGCGGGAAAGGAGATCGACGCCTCCCTGCTGGCCCCTCCCGTAGTTAGCGTGGGCAATCCCGCGCAAGCCATCGTGGAGGAAGCCGACGGCTACGACGCCGTAGTCATGTCCACCCACGGTCGCACCGGCTTCTCCCGCTTTTTCCTGGGTTCGGTCTCCGAAAAGGTGCTGCGCACCTGCCACAAGCCGGTGCTCATCGTAAACCGAGACCGCCAGCTGGAGCGGGTGGAGCGGGTGATGGTGACCACCGACTTCTCCGACAACGCCCGGGCGGCCTTTGGACACGCCAGCGACATCGCCCGCCGGGCGGACGCCGAGCTGGAGCTGGTGCACATTCTTACCTACGACGCCCAGCATGAGGAGGCGCCCGACGAGAAGACCGTCTCCCTGCGCGAGCAGCGCCTGGAGGTGCTGGCCAAGGAGGAAATGCACGAGGTGGGCGACGGGACTCACCACCCGGGTGGTGGTCTCCTCCAGCTCGCCTCACGAGGCCATTCTCGACTACGAACGGAGCAACCCCCACGACCTGGTGGTCATGTCCACCGTAGGGCGCACCGGCGTCGAGCACTGATGATGGGCAGCACCACCGCCAGCGTGGTGCGCCACATCGACTGTCCCGGTCCTGAGCATCAAACCCAAGGCCCCCGCATCTTCCGAGACACCTTGAAGCGAGTCAGACGCTTTTTAACGCGCATGGCAGGCGCTTCCACCCCGCCCTGCTCCCCTCCTGCTGCTCGCCCTGGCCCTGGGCTTTGCCTCCTGCGACGGCGGCGTGACCCGCGGTGTCCGACTCCGGGCGACGGATGA
- a CDS encoding universal stress protein, translated as MKNYKILVPLDFSDLGANALHSAARMAELYNGSVTPFHSYLPVSELDAPYDFGVGPTTADNFDDMEVGAARKAAGPGGKGDRRLPAGPSRS; from the coding sequence ATGAAAAACTACAAGATTCTCGTTCCCCTCGACTTTTCCGACCTGGGCGCCAACGCCCTGCACTCGGCCGCGCGCATGGCCGAACTCTACAACGGGTCGGTCACCCCCTTCCACTCCTACCTGCCCGTCAGCGAACTGGATGCCCCCTATGATTTCGGAGTGGGTCCCACCACCGCCGACAACTTCGACGACATGGAAGTCGGTGCTGCTCGAAAGGCTGCAGGACCTGGCGGGAAAGGAGATCGACGCCTCCCTGCTGGCCCCTCCCGTAGTTAG
- the corA gene encoding magnesium/cobalt transporter CorA — protein sequence MEDPSKTWIKVYGLHDIEKLKTIWSYFDLHPLIQEDIVSTQQRPKMEQYENCIYFVLRALHLSDGQEETLDTEQISIVLGDNFVLSFQESDKPWFGPILDRLRIENSRIRQRGPDYLAYAMMDTVVDHYFSLLEALGDETESLEDILIEDPSPESFHHLHQLRRTFTYFRKTVWPLRDVLNSTIRDDSPHIREETGIFLRDVYDHVVHIIDNVENYRDILMGLHDMYMSHVSNKMNEVMKVLTIIATIFIPLTFIAGIYGMNFDPGASPWNMPELGWYWGYPAAMALMAAVTVGMLIYFRRKDWL from the coding sequence CTGGAGGATCCCTCCAAGACGTGGATCAAGGTCTACGGCCTGCACGACATCGAAAAGCTCAAGACCATCTGGTCCTATTTCGATTTGCACCCGCTGATCCAGGAAGACATCGTCAGCACGCAGCAGCGGCCCAAGATGGAGCAGTACGAGAACTGCATCTATTTCGTGCTGCGCGCCCTGCACCTGTCCGACGGCCAGGAGGAGACGCTCGACACCGAGCAGATCAGCATCGTACTCGGCGATAACTTCGTGCTCTCCTTCCAGGAGAGCGACAAGCCGTGGTTCGGTCCCATCCTCGACCGGCTGCGCATCGAGAACAGCCGCATCCGCCAGCGCGGACCCGACTACCTCGCCTACGCCATGATGGACACGGTGGTGGACCACTATTTCAGCCTGCTGGAGGCGCTGGGCGACGAAACCGAGAGCCTGGAGGATATTCTGATCGAGGATCCCAGTCCCGAATCCTTCCACCATCTGCACCAGCTTCGCCGCACTTTTACCTACTTTCGCAAGACCGTCTGGCCGCTGCGCGACGTGCTCAACAGCACCATACGCGACGATTCCCCGCATATCCGCGAGGAGACGGGCATCTTCCTGAGGGACGTCTACGACCACGTAGTGCACATCATCGACAACGTGGAAAACTACCGCGACATCCTGATGGGCCTGCACGACATGTACATGTCGCACGTCTCCAACAAAATGAACGAGGTGATGAAGGTGCTGACCATCATCGCCACCATCTTCATCCCCCTCACCTTCATCGCGGGCATCTACGGCATGAACTTCGATCCCGGCGCCAGCCCGTGGAACATGCCCGAGCTGGGATGGTACTGGGGCTACCCGGCCGCCATGGCCCTGATGGCGGCGGTGACGGTGGGCATGCTGATCTATTTCCGCCGGAAGGACTGGCTCTGA